In Bos indicus x Bos taurus breed Angus x Brahman F1 hybrid unplaced genomic scaffold, Bos_hybrid_MaternalHap_v2.0 tig00001989_arrow_arrow_obj, whole genome shotgun sequence, the DNA window GTGAAGTAGCGGAGACTGATGCTGAGAGCTGGCCCAGGGCTCTGCCTGGGGAAGGAACAAAGGTGAATTGTGAGCTCGGATCCGTGGCAGGATCAGTGGGAGGTGGTGCTGCCTTTCTGGGTTGAAGATTCCAGACCCCCAACCCTGTGCCCTACCCATCCTCTCTGTAGGCGAAGGCAGACCTGAGCTGCTAACCTGCAGGAGCCCTGGCCTCCCTCATCTGGAGGTCTGTATCCTGCCCCACACCTTCCTGGCGGCCTCCTTCACCTccttgttcctcaggctgtagatgacggggttcagcatgggtgtgaccacagCATAGAGGACCGTGAAGACCTCGTCAGAGATACGGGCCTCTTTGCTCTTGGGTTTCATGTACATGAAGATAACGGTGCCGTAGTAAAGCATCACCACGGCCAGGTGTGCTGAGCAAGTAGAGAAGGCTTTGCGGCGCCCGGCGGCTGAGGGTACCCTCAGGGTGGTGGCCAGGATAAGCGTGTAGGACAGGCAGATGAAGGCCAGGGGCACGGGCAGCAGCAAGATGGCACCCACCAGCAGGAAGACCTCACTGATGGACGTGTCACCACAGGCCAGCTTCAGGACTGCCAGGATCTCGCAGGCGAAGTGACTGACCACACGGTGGCCGCAGAAGGGCAGCCTCATGGCGATGACTGTCTCAGTCACTGACATGAAGAGACAGAAGACCCAGGCGGCTCCCGCCAGCAACCAGCAGAGCCGGTGGCTCATCAGCACGGGGTACCTAAGGGGCCGGCAGATGGCCAGGTAGCGATCATAGGCCATGATGGTGAGCAGCAGACACTCTGTGGAGCCTGTAGACAGACCCAGACACATCTGGAGTGCACAGCCAAGAAAGGAGATGGTCTTCTGGGCTGACAGGAGGTGGACAAGCATCAGGGGGACAAAAGTGGACGTGTAGCAGATGTCCAGGATGGAGAGGTTgcccaggaagaagtacatgggtgtgtgcagGTGGGCATCCAGCACGCTGACCGCCACGATGCCTGTGTTCCCCAGCAGGGTCACCAGGTACATGGCTGAGCACAGAGGGAAGAGCAGGTGCTCCAGGGCAGGGTAACCTGAAAATCCTTTCAGGAAGAACTCAGACACCTCGGTGCTGTTGACTGGCTCCATATCACAGAGCTCTGGAGGGATGCATGGCTGGGAGGCCGGGAAAGAGGGTGCAGGGTTTAGGGGTGAAGCGTATTGCTAGGGCTTTTCGATCCCTGACACACTTTCTCTCTGAAACTCTGGGCAGTCCCCATACTTCTTCCAATCTTCAATAGATCCACGTGAAAAATGAGGAATGAGGTGGGTCAGAATTTCTCTAAGAGAGTGTTAATGGAAATGTGGGCAATCTGAAAAAGCAATTTGAAACAACGTTGGATTAATCAAAAGCAAAGAATTTACTGTGGAACTTCTCAGAGTCATTAACACACCACTGTGATTGGTGACTTTCTGAAGGTGATGCAGAGAGTAGGTAGttcccaaacttatttgaccATAGATCCTCCTTTTACAGAGCACCTGTTAACCTCCTGCAAATAAGTATTCTAGCAGCACAGTTTCGGGAACAATGGGCTGGATGGAAGGTCCTCAAATCTTAGAATCACCTGTAAGGATTAcatgagaatcacctggaaagTTTGTGAAAGCACAGTTTCTATCTTATTCAGTCTGAGTGATGCTGTTCTATTGGTcaggggaccacactttgagaatcactgggctAGATGGTCTCTGAGGGTCCTCCTGGCTTTCAGGAAGTCGAGTTGTATCATACTCTTCCCATGGATGGAGACGCCTGTCTCATTTATCTCTCAGCCTGCAAAACTCTGACTTGCCTCTGCAGTCAGCTCTGGTCTCCATGCATGAAGCACACGTGCTTTGTATTGGAGGGGCTCCTGGCCTCTGAGCCTATTAGGGGCTCGTCCACCTGTGAGCCCATAGGTCCTGCTTCATCAGCTACTGCGGATTGACCTTCAGAATTGATCTTTaccatattcattggaaggactgatgctgaaactgaagcaccaatactttgaccacctgatggaaagagctgactaattagcaaagaccctgattctgggaaagattgaaggcgggaggagacagggaagacagaggatgagatggttggatggcaccactgactcaagagacacgagtttgagcaagcactgggattgatgatggacagggaagcctagcatgctgcagttcatggggtcacaaagatttggacacgtctgagcaactgaactgactactgATATGTTTTTGAGTGAAACTTTGATGGGCCTTTCAGCCTGCCTCTTATTTTCTCTTAACCTTTGCCAGGGCTCCTTGGGCTTCATGAACTCCTAGGCATCAAATTGCAATAAGCTCTGAGAGATTAATCCACTGGAGCTCCCACTGTAcaggtagggaaactgaggctgcacAGCAGGTTCCTGGCAAGATGAGTCTAGAATCCTGTTCTCCTAACAGCATGAAAGCTGCACTGAGCTCACAGCAGATGTTTGCTTCTGTTAAACCCCAAATATTGGTTGTCCTTTCATCACCCTAGATGGACATCTTTCTCCTAAGTGTCTCCCCCTACTCCCAATCTTCTCACCAGCTAAGGAGCAGGACTTAAACTTTCCCTCGTGTTTCGGGCTCTTGGAACCCGTGGGACACACTGTTCAAGCCTGGTCTGGGTTGGGCACCAGTCCTCTCAATGCCACCCTTGCGGGAGACAATTTCCTTCTGTTAGTCCTACCATGTTTATTGCTTTCAGAATCGAGAAGGAATTGAGATCTTATCACACCCCAGACAGGGTGCTAGGCATTAGGGGAAGGAATGAGAACACATGTGCCTCCAGGCCAGGAAGCCTCAACCATTCCCTGATAAAAATCCTCTCCAGTTCCTAGCTGAGCCTCATCCTGCTTCTGTTGGCATGCCTCTAGTGACGGGAAGGTTACTCCCTTAGACacacttttctttttgctgtcAGGCCACTCGACGCGTCACAAAATCCTTCCTGATGTGGACTCTCTCTGGGTCTCCCTGGGCCTCCAGCACCCAGTCAGGCCCAGGCTGGGGTCCCTGTGGACTCTGCCCTCACATGCACAGACGTGGGGTCCCGAGCTTTGCGCGCTGCCTCGGAGGCGGAGGGGCATTTCTGCAGCAAAGAGAGCACTGGCCTTGCCCTGGGATCTCAGATAGAAGGTCTTCCCTCGCTTTGACTGTTTGTATGTACATTGCTGGGTCAGCAGAGCGTGAGCTGGGAGCTCCCTTCAAGTCTCAGCAGAGAAACTCCAGGCTGGCTTCCTGGAGAGGCACCCTGGACGGAGTAGCAGTGGCAGCAGCGGCGTGCCAGGGTTGGGGAGGCACAGAGGTGGTGGGCACTGTGCTGCAGCCCCAGTGGCTGGGTCAGGCCATGGCCTCCTTCTTTTGCGTAGTTCAACGGACCACAGAATTTATCCCCGAAAGTCATTGGCAACTGTCTGCAGTCAATGGCTGCAGACACGCCTGTCAGAAGATACATACGCCCACACAGGCCACCACACAGGCACCTACCTGCCTGTGTGCACAAACACTTGACTGGCAGCCAGGTGCACACATTCACCTGTGAGTATACACACCACATCAGGCTCATGTGTGCATGTACAGTCCTTTGCTTGAGTGTATGTGCCGCAGGCACTCTCTtgttctctttcacacacacacatgcacacacacacacacacacacacacaaccagtaGAGCAGAC includes these proteins:
- the LOC113888799 gene encoding olfactory receptor 13J1-like, which gives rise to MEPVNSTEVSEFFLKGFSGYPALEHLLFPLCSAMYLVTLLGNTGIVAVSVLDAHLHTPMYFFLGNLSILDICYTSTFVPLMLVHLLSAQKTISFLGCALQMCLGLSTGSTECLLLTIMAYDRYLAICRPLRYPVLMSHRLCWLLAGAAWVFCLFMSVTETVIAMRLPFCGHRVVSHFACEILAVLKLACGDTSISEVFLLVGAILLLPVPLAFICLSYTLILATTLRVPSAAGRRKAFSTCSAHLAVVMLYYGTVIFMYMKPKSKEARISDEVFTVLYAVVTPMLNPVIYSLRNKEVKEAARKVWGRIQTSR